One Xylocopa sonorina isolate GNS202 chromosome 18, iyXylSono1_principal, whole genome shotgun sequence DNA segment encodes these proteins:
- the Ae2 gene encoding anion exchange protein Ae2 isoform X5, translating to MMENTKRKLSFLGFGKRVSVDGHGSETGPELDEEMEKVFAMDTGEKFDVARLGSPTESAGSDRDRDRGPPSRYGDREFNQHRKKSYPHPHMPLKSLHSRSMRRHLSPEGSTEIGQEEENGQIPTGNGGGQEVDAMDNGLSPSSTDDAEALGSSESEAPISERAASGFSDSPTVGSPRVQFENIKEEDITAFKQDEAQNVAALGNHDEDRKCRRHQKHEHKRHHHKSRKYSLQEDPQWRKRSGAGLPDGPVLTRRVSVQPEEASTLQELDIDDLESHRSDDPRGMRRHKAAHVTVQIGRKKEGGIPHDTFKKMYDHSPHEVFVQLDELYGVGEEREWRETARWIKYEEDVEEGADRWGRPHVASLSFHSLLNLRRCLETGVVLLDLEEKDLPGLAYRVVEQMVIEELILPEDRPVVMRAMLLRHRHVHDHDRGFRFGGKRNYSSYTSLQSVCLEEEDAAREASENHNLNDTKPKIVSSNLALDSNHTVVDMKEELTYTSSNEDLKKSHNDYILKRIPAGAEATVVLVGAVDFLDQPTIAFVRLAEGVFIPSITEVTIPVRFMFTLLGPRNADLDYHEIGRSIATLMANTSFHKVAYKANERRELLSAINEFLDDSIVLPPGDWERQALLPFSELKAKSEAIRKRKAKALEEKSQPIRSEAAVKKALLAGEEEKKPPLDDDPLRRTKRPFGGLINDIKRRYPFYLSDFTDGVSSSCLAAAIFMYFAALCTAITFGGLMSDKTHDIIGISETLISGSWTGVVMALFSTQPLVIIGTTGPLLLFDESLYNFCLANELEFLTVRVYIGAWMGIIALAIACVEGSVLVRLFTRFTEEIFTGLISLLYIVETFIKLYNYFVKNPLLDEYSFIPETNETFYQQPLNVTEIKVVSPETGETIAIPLGKQQTLIPEHNAAGILINQPNTALMCTILCLGTFLGAYYLRIFRNSHYLGRSARRAFGDFGVPISIVVFALIDYLAEVKTEKLLVPEGLTPTLPGRSWIVSPAGLNKPIPLWMAMACIVPALLVYILVFMETQISELIIDKKERKLRKGNGYHMDIVVVCLMNVGCGLMGAPWCCAASVRSLTHVSAVTVMSRTHAPGDKPHIVEVKEQRVSALLVAVLIGVSVLMAPLLRRVPMSVLLGVFLYMGISSTNGVQLFDRVKLFFMPVKHHGTANYVRRVQTYKMHIFTLIQILCLAILWIVKSTRAALALPFFLILMIPLRAQMSHYFTAAELRALDSKGSEHEDEPDFYEEAPLPG from the exons ATGATGGAGAATACCAAGAGGAAGCTGTCCTTCCTTGGTTTTGGTAAAAGGGTATCG GTCGACGGTCATGGCTCGGAAACGGGACCGGAACTCGACGAGGAGATGGAAAAAGTTTTCGCGATGGACACCGGGGAGAAATTCGACGTAGCTCGACTCGGTTCGCCCACCGAGTCGGCTGGATCCGATCGAGATCGAGATCGAGGACCACCATCGCGATATGGAGATCGTGAATTCAATC AGCATCGAAAGAAAAGTTACCCTCACCCGCACATGCCTCTGAAGAGCCTTCATTCCAGATCTATGCGACGACACCTCTCACC CGAAGGATCCACAGAAATTGGCCAGGAGGAGGAGAACGGGCAAATTCCGACGGGGAATGGCGGTGGACAGGAAGTGGACGCGATGGACAACGGATTGTCTCCGTCGTCCACCGATGACGCGGAGGCCTTGGGCAGCAGCGAGAGCGAGGCGCCAATTTCGGAGAGGGCTGCTTCCGGTTTCAGCGACAGCCCCACCGTCGGCAGTCCTCGAGTACAATTCGAGAATATCAAGGAGGAGGACATAACCGCGTTCAAACAGGACGAGGCGCAGAACGTAGCCGCGCTTGGGAACCATGACGAGGATCGAAAGTGTCGAAGGCACCAGAAACACGAACACAA AAGACACCACCACAAGTCGCGGAAGTACTCGCTGCAAGAGGACCCGCAATGGAGGAAGCGATCGGGAGCTGGTCTCCCGGATGGGCCTGTGCTCACCAGGAGAGTGAGCGTGCAACCGGAAGAGGCGAGCACTTTGCAAGAGCTGGACATAGACGACCTGGAGTCGCACAGAAGCGACGATCCACGCGGCATGAGACGGCACAAGGCCGCGCACGTGACCGTGCAGATAGGCCGGAAGAAAGAGGGTGGTATACCCCACGACACTTTCAAGAAGATGTACGACCACTCGCCTCACGAGGTGTTCGTTCAACTGGACGAATTGTACGGTGTCGGGGAGGAAAGGGAGTGGAGAGAGACGGCCAGGTGGATCAAATACGAGGAAGACGTTGAGGAGGGCGCGGACAGATGGGGCAGGCCCCACGTAGCCTCTTTGAGCTTCCACTCGCTATTGAATCTCCGTAGATGCCTCGAGACAGGTGTGGTCCTGCTTGACCTCGAGGAGAAGGATCTGCCCGGGCTGGCGTACAGGGTAGTCGAGCAGATGGTGATCGAGGAGCTGATTCTACCGGAGGACCGGCCAGTGGTCATGAGAGCGATGCTGCTCAGGCACAGGCACGTTCACGATCACGATCGTGGATTCCGGTTCGGTGGCAAACGGAACTATTCGAGCTATACCAGCTTGCAG TCCGTCTGTCTGGAGGAAGAAGACGCTGCGCGGGAAGCCTCTGAGAACCAT AACCTGAACGACACGAAACCGAAGATCGTGTCGTCGAACTTGGCCTTGGACAGCAACCACACGGTGGTCGATATGAAGGAGGAGCTGACGTACACGAGCAGCAACGAAGACCTGAAAAAGAGTCACAATGACTACATCCTGAAGAGGATCCCGGCTGGCGCCGAGGCGACGGTCGTGCTGGTCGGGGCGGTCGATTTCCTGGACCAACCGACCATCGCGTTCGTCAGACTCGCCGAGGGCGTGTTCATACCATCGATCACGGAAGTCACGATACCAGTAAGATTCATGTTCACGTTGCTGGGGCCAAGGAACGCTGATTTAGATTATCACGAAATCGGTAGATCGATCGCCACGCTGATGGCCAATACGTCGTTCCATAAAGTCGCATACAAAGCGAACGAGAGGCGCGAGCTTCTGTCCGCGATCAATGAGTTCTTGGACGACTCGATCGTTCTGCCTCCTGGCGATTGGGAGAGGCAGGCGTTGTTGCCCTTCAGCGAGCTGAAGGCGAAGAGCGAGGCCATCAGGAAACGGAAGGCCAAAGCGCTCGAGGAGAAGAGCCAACCGATTCGTAGCGAGGCTGCCGTCAAGAAAG CTCTTCTTGCTGGCGAGGAAGAGAAGAAACCACCACTCGACGACGATCCCCTTCGAAGGACCAAGCGTCCTTTCGGCGGTCTTATCAACGACATCAAGAGACGCTATCCTTTCTATCTTTCCGATTTTACCGATGGTGTGAGCTCGTCTTGCCTAGCTGCGGCAATCTTCATGTACTTTGCTGCTCTCTGCACGGCCATCACATTCGGCGGTCTGATGAGCGACAAGACGCACGACATTATTGGCATATCGGAGACGTTGATCTCTGGCTCGTGGACCGGGGTGGTAATGGCTCTGTTTTCCACGCAGCCGCTGGTCATCATCGGTACAACCGGTCCTTTATTGCTCTTCGACGAGAGTTTGTACAACTTTTGTCTGGCGAACGAGCTAGAGTTCTTAACCGTGAGAGTATACATTGGAGCGTGGATGGGTATCATAGCCCTGGCTATAGCCTGCGTCGAAGGATCCGTGCTCGTCAGACTGTTCACCCGTTTCACGGAAGAGATCTTCACGGGGTTGATCTCGCTTCTTTACATCGTCGAGACGTTTATCAAATTGTACAATTACTTCGTGAAGAATCCACTCCTCGACGAATACAGCTTCATCCCCGAGACGAACGAGACCTTTTACCAACAACCACTGAACGTAACAGAGATCAAGGTAGTTTCTCCAGAGACCGGTGAAACGATCGCCATTCCATTGGGCAAGCAGCAAACTCTGATACCAGAGCACAACGCCGCTGGGATATTGATCAATCAACCAAACACGGCCTTGATGTGTACCATTTTGTGTCTTGGTACATTCCTCGGTGCTTATTATTTGCGCATCTTCCGCAACAGCCATTACCTCGGGCGAAGCGCCAGAAGAGCCTTCGGTGATTTCGGGGTACCGATCAGTATCGTCGTGTTCGCGTTGATCGATTATCTGGCCGAGGTGAAAACGGAGAAACTATTAGTTCCGGAGGGTTTGACGCCGACTTTACCCGGGAGAAGTTGGATCGTATCACCCGCTGGGTTGAACAAACCTATCCCTCTATGGATGGCCATGGCTTGCATCGTGCCAGCGTTGCTAGTTTACATCCTTGTCTTCATGGAGACTCAAATTTCCGA GTTAATTATCGACAAGAAAGAACGAAAGCTGCGCAAAGGTAACGGCTATCACATGGATATAGTGGTGGTGTGCTTAATGAATGTTGGCTGTGGTTTAATGGGCGCCCCGTGGTGTTGCGCCGCCTCGGTGCGATCGTTAACGCACGTTTCCGCAGTGACGGTAATGTCTCGCACTCACGCTCCCGGAGATAAACCGCATATAGTCGAAGTGAAGGAGCAAAGAGTGAGCGCTTTGCTGGTCGCCGTGTTAATCGGTGTGAGCGTACTTATGGCGCCGCTTTTGCGACGCGTACCAATGTCCGTCCTTCTTGGGGTGTTTCTCTATATGGGTATATCATCGACGAACGGTGTGCAACTGTTCGATCGTGTGAAGTTGTTCTTCATGCCGGTGAAACATCACGGCACTGCTAATTACGTACGACGCGTGCAAACGTACAAAATGCACATCTTTACTCTCATACAGATTCTGTGCCTGGCTATACTGTGGATCGTGAAAAGCACCAGAGCCGCACTGGCGCTTCCGTTCTTCCTGATTCTCATGATACCCCTTCGTGCTCAGATGAGCCACTATTTCACCGCCGCAGAGCTACGGGCACTCGACAGCAAAGGATCGGAACACGAAGACGAGCCAGACTTCTACGAAGAAGCTCCGTTACCTGGTTAG
- the Ae2 gene encoding anion exchange protein Ae2 isoform X4 — protein MMENTKRKLSFLGFGKRVSVDGHGSETGPELDEEMEKVFAMDTGEKFDVARLGSPTESAGSDRDRDRGPPSRYGDREFNQHRKKSYPHPHMPLKSLHSRSMRRHLSPEGSTEIGQEEENGQIPTGNGGGQEVDAMDNGLSPSSTDDAEALGSSESEAPISERAASGFSDSPTVGSPRVQFENIKEEDITAFKQDEAQNVAALGNHDEDRKCRRHQKHEHKRHHHKSRKYSLQEDPQWRKRSGAGLPDGPVLTRRVSVQPEEASTLQELDIDDLESHRSDDPRGMRRHKAAHVTVQIGRKKEGGIPHDTFKKMYDHSPHEVFVQLDELYGVGEEREWRETARWIKYEEDVEEGADRWGRPHVASLSFHSLLNLRRCLETGVVLLDLEEKDLPGLAYRVVEQMVIEELILPEDRPVVMRAMLLRHRHVHDHDRGFRFGGKRNYSSYTSLQSVCLEEEDAAREASENHVTQHNLNDTKPKIVSSNLALDSNHTVVDMKEELTYTSSNEDLKKSHNDYILKRIPAGAEATVVLVGAVDFLDQPTIAFVRLAEGVFIPSITEVTIPVRFMFTLLGPRNADLDYHEIGRSIATLMANTSFHKVAYKANERRELLSAINEFLDDSIVLPPGDWERQALLPFSELKAKSEAIRKRKAKALEEKSQPIRSEAAVKKALLAGEEEKKPPLDDDPLRRTKRPFGGLINDIKRRYPFYLSDFTDGVSSSCLAAAIFMYFAALCTAITFGGLMSDKTHDIIGISETLISGSWTGVVMALFSTQPLVIIGTTGPLLLFDESLYNFCLANELEFLTVRVYIGAWMGIIALAIACVEGSVLVRLFTRFTEEIFTGLISLLYIVETFIKLYNYFVKNPLLDEYSFIPETNETFYQQPLNVTEIKVVSPETGETIAIPLGKQQTLIPEHNAAGILINQPNTALMCTILCLGTFLGAYYLRIFRNSHYLGRSARRAFGDFGVPISIVVFALIDYLAEVKTEKLLVPEGLTPTLPGRSWIVSPAGLNKPIPLWMAMACIVPALLVYILVFMETQISELIIDKKERKLRKGNGYHMDIVVVCLMNVGCGLMGAPWCCAASVRSLTHVSAVTVMSRTHAPGDKPHIVEVKEQRVSALLVAVLIGVSVLMAPLLRRVPMSVLLGVFLYMGISSTNGVQLFDRVKLFFMPVKHHGTANYVRRVQTYKMHIFTLIQILCLAILWIVKSTRAALALPFFLILMIPLRAQMSHYFTAAELRALDSKGSEHEDEPDFYEEAPLPG, from the exons ATGATGGAGAATACCAAGAGGAAGCTGTCCTTCCTTGGTTTTGGTAAAAGGGTATCG GTCGACGGTCATGGCTCGGAAACGGGACCGGAACTCGACGAGGAGATGGAAAAAGTTTTCGCGATGGACACCGGGGAGAAATTCGACGTAGCTCGACTCGGTTCGCCCACCGAGTCGGCTGGATCCGATCGAGATCGAGATCGAGGACCACCATCGCGATATGGAGATCGTGAATTCAATC AGCATCGAAAGAAAAGTTACCCTCACCCGCACATGCCTCTGAAGAGCCTTCATTCCAGATCTATGCGACGACACCTCTCACC CGAAGGATCCACAGAAATTGGCCAGGAGGAGGAGAACGGGCAAATTCCGACGGGGAATGGCGGTGGACAGGAAGTGGACGCGATGGACAACGGATTGTCTCCGTCGTCCACCGATGACGCGGAGGCCTTGGGCAGCAGCGAGAGCGAGGCGCCAATTTCGGAGAGGGCTGCTTCCGGTTTCAGCGACAGCCCCACCGTCGGCAGTCCTCGAGTACAATTCGAGAATATCAAGGAGGAGGACATAACCGCGTTCAAACAGGACGAGGCGCAGAACGTAGCCGCGCTTGGGAACCATGACGAGGATCGAAAGTGTCGAAGGCACCAGAAACACGAACACAA AAGACACCACCACAAGTCGCGGAAGTACTCGCTGCAAGAGGACCCGCAATGGAGGAAGCGATCGGGAGCTGGTCTCCCGGATGGGCCTGTGCTCACCAGGAGAGTGAGCGTGCAACCGGAAGAGGCGAGCACTTTGCAAGAGCTGGACATAGACGACCTGGAGTCGCACAGAAGCGACGATCCACGCGGCATGAGACGGCACAAGGCCGCGCACGTGACCGTGCAGATAGGCCGGAAGAAAGAGGGTGGTATACCCCACGACACTTTCAAGAAGATGTACGACCACTCGCCTCACGAGGTGTTCGTTCAACTGGACGAATTGTACGGTGTCGGGGAGGAAAGGGAGTGGAGAGAGACGGCCAGGTGGATCAAATACGAGGAAGACGTTGAGGAGGGCGCGGACAGATGGGGCAGGCCCCACGTAGCCTCTTTGAGCTTCCACTCGCTATTGAATCTCCGTAGATGCCTCGAGACAGGTGTGGTCCTGCTTGACCTCGAGGAGAAGGATCTGCCCGGGCTGGCGTACAGGGTAGTCGAGCAGATGGTGATCGAGGAGCTGATTCTACCGGAGGACCGGCCAGTGGTCATGAGAGCGATGCTGCTCAGGCACAGGCACGTTCACGATCACGATCGTGGATTCCGGTTCGGTGGCAAACGGAACTATTCGAGCTATACCAGCTTGCAG TCCGTCTGTCTGGAGGAAGAAGACGCTGCGCGGGAAGCCTCTGAGAACCATGTAACCCAACAT AACCTGAACGACACGAAACCGAAGATCGTGTCGTCGAACTTGGCCTTGGACAGCAACCACACGGTGGTCGATATGAAGGAGGAGCTGACGTACACGAGCAGCAACGAAGACCTGAAAAAGAGTCACAATGACTACATCCTGAAGAGGATCCCGGCTGGCGCCGAGGCGACGGTCGTGCTGGTCGGGGCGGTCGATTTCCTGGACCAACCGACCATCGCGTTCGTCAGACTCGCCGAGGGCGTGTTCATACCATCGATCACGGAAGTCACGATACCAGTAAGATTCATGTTCACGTTGCTGGGGCCAAGGAACGCTGATTTAGATTATCACGAAATCGGTAGATCGATCGCCACGCTGATGGCCAATACGTCGTTCCATAAAGTCGCATACAAAGCGAACGAGAGGCGCGAGCTTCTGTCCGCGATCAATGAGTTCTTGGACGACTCGATCGTTCTGCCTCCTGGCGATTGGGAGAGGCAGGCGTTGTTGCCCTTCAGCGAGCTGAAGGCGAAGAGCGAGGCCATCAGGAAACGGAAGGCCAAAGCGCTCGAGGAGAAGAGCCAACCGATTCGTAGCGAGGCTGCCGTCAAGAAAG CTCTTCTTGCTGGCGAGGAAGAGAAGAAACCACCACTCGACGACGATCCCCTTCGAAGGACCAAGCGTCCTTTCGGCGGTCTTATCAACGACATCAAGAGACGCTATCCTTTCTATCTTTCCGATTTTACCGATGGTGTGAGCTCGTCTTGCCTAGCTGCGGCAATCTTCATGTACTTTGCTGCTCTCTGCACGGCCATCACATTCGGCGGTCTGATGAGCGACAAGACGCACGACATTATTGGCATATCGGAGACGTTGATCTCTGGCTCGTGGACCGGGGTGGTAATGGCTCTGTTTTCCACGCAGCCGCTGGTCATCATCGGTACAACCGGTCCTTTATTGCTCTTCGACGAGAGTTTGTACAACTTTTGTCTGGCGAACGAGCTAGAGTTCTTAACCGTGAGAGTATACATTGGAGCGTGGATGGGTATCATAGCCCTGGCTATAGCCTGCGTCGAAGGATCCGTGCTCGTCAGACTGTTCACCCGTTTCACGGAAGAGATCTTCACGGGGTTGATCTCGCTTCTTTACATCGTCGAGACGTTTATCAAATTGTACAATTACTTCGTGAAGAATCCACTCCTCGACGAATACAGCTTCATCCCCGAGACGAACGAGACCTTTTACCAACAACCACTGAACGTAACAGAGATCAAGGTAGTTTCTCCAGAGACCGGTGAAACGATCGCCATTCCATTGGGCAAGCAGCAAACTCTGATACCAGAGCACAACGCCGCTGGGATATTGATCAATCAACCAAACACGGCCTTGATGTGTACCATTTTGTGTCTTGGTACATTCCTCGGTGCTTATTATTTGCGCATCTTCCGCAACAGCCATTACCTCGGGCGAAGCGCCAGAAGAGCCTTCGGTGATTTCGGGGTACCGATCAGTATCGTCGTGTTCGCGTTGATCGATTATCTGGCCGAGGTGAAAACGGAGAAACTATTAGTTCCGGAGGGTTTGACGCCGACTTTACCCGGGAGAAGTTGGATCGTATCACCCGCTGGGTTGAACAAACCTATCCCTCTATGGATGGCCATGGCTTGCATCGTGCCAGCGTTGCTAGTTTACATCCTTGTCTTCATGGAGACTCAAATTTCCGA GTTAATTATCGACAAGAAAGAACGAAAGCTGCGCAAAGGTAACGGCTATCACATGGATATAGTGGTGGTGTGCTTAATGAATGTTGGCTGTGGTTTAATGGGCGCCCCGTGGTGTTGCGCCGCCTCGGTGCGATCGTTAACGCACGTTTCCGCAGTGACGGTAATGTCTCGCACTCACGCTCCCGGAGATAAACCGCATATAGTCGAAGTGAAGGAGCAAAGAGTGAGCGCTTTGCTGGTCGCCGTGTTAATCGGTGTGAGCGTACTTATGGCGCCGCTTTTGCGACGCGTACCAATGTCCGTCCTTCTTGGGGTGTTTCTCTATATGGGTATATCATCGACGAACGGTGTGCAACTGTTCGATCGTGTGAAGTTGTTCTTCATGCCGGTGAAACATCACGGCACTGCTAATTACGTACGACGCGTGCAAACGTACAAAATGCACATCTTTACTCTCATACAGATTCTGTGCCTGGCTATACTGTGGATCGTGAAAAGCACCAGAGCCGCACTGGCGCTTCCGTTCTTCCTGATTCTCATGATACCCCTTCGTGCTCAGATGAGCCACTATTTCACCGCCGCAGAGCTACGGGCACTCGACAGCAAAGGATCGGAACACGAAGACGAGCCAGACTTCTACGAAGAAGCTCCGTTACCTGGTTAG